The Salvelinus alpinus chromosome 30, SLU_Salpinus.1, whole genome shotgun sequence genomic interval gactatccgtaaataaaataaaaacaagaaaatggtgccgtctgtaTATTTAACACCAAATACTTTTacacaagtagtattttactgggtgactaacttttacttgagtcattttctattaaggtatgtttacttttactcaagaatgaaaattgggtacttttcccaccaccatacagtatatacagtaagtGAAACCTTACCTTATAGATGCCAGTCtgctggtgtgtctgtctgtctgtctgtctgtctgtctgtctgtctgtctatctgtgcaAGACAAATTAGTTTAACACTTCTGCTTTCAGTACCTTTGTTTTTTTTCATGACCACTTCCTATGTGAGAGAACCAATAGTCTGAACTGGTGCTCTCTACACTAGGTTACAGCAGCAGACAAGAGGTTATGTCTTGGACATAACTTAGAAATACAAATCAGAACAATCACATTTGTTTGAGAACATAGTGTCATTCTGCTACCACATATAATAACATATTATATACAGATTTAAAAAGTcaaaggcctagattcaatcagatcaagcgtcaaccgcattagagctgtcaaattGGTGAgcagctgcactgcttcttgacacaatgttcgcccaacccggaagtcagccgcaccaatgtgtcagaggaaacaccgtacaactggcgaccgaagtcagcgggCATGCACCGGGCCCGGTACAAGGAGAGGAcatccggccaaaccctcccctaacccggacaacgctggcccaattgtgtgccacctcaTGAGTCTCCCAGTCACgacggctgtgacacagcctgggatcaaacccgggtctgtagtgatgcctctagcactgtgatgcagagccttagactgctgcgccactcgggagtccacGAGCAGCTGCTCTCTTGAacattgtcacgaagccacacccgTCCCACTCACATTTGGTCAGAACGAGAAAATGATCCTAACCCTATATAGAAATAATGCAGCTCAAATTCTAAATCATTCAactaaataatgaggatttctatcagcctaatcgaggtgtagattacatctcaaatTCCAGTGTTCTAACTTGTAAACAAGGttgcatgggatttctcttaatgcGACTCCGTGCAGCCAGTGGGAATGTCCACTTTgggtataatgccaggagccacttgtggatttgacagctcaaACGCAGTTccgacaccaccaaaacaaccacTATACCCATGTCGACTAAAGTGgttctgattgaatagagcccaatGTCTGTCAGCACAGCAGCAACATAGCCAGAAATAATTGGGGTTAGACAGTCACATCCCTTTGAGCAATTGAGATGAGTTTAACAGTGAGGTACGTTTTTCACCAAGAGGTCCAAACGTCTTGCAATGTCATTGATGTTGTACATACACTATACAGCTGTAACTAGCTTTCCTTTTAATCATTTTACATGTATTCATTTTTCAAtgtaatttgatttattttatgGGATGTGTGTAAGTAACTAATTGTGTTTTTCTATTTTGCCAATGCATCTCTTGCAAGTGCCAATGACTCTCTTTGCCAATATATCTCTTGCAAAAAAATCCCACAAACTATGAACCAGAAAAGTGAATCTACAGCTTTAATCCCAGTTACTGTAACCAAGGGCGTAGGAGCCAGGAGGGACAGTGGGGAcatgcccccccacccccctatgTTAGAAGCAGGTAAAATGGTCCCCCCCAATAAAAATAACATATAAAACATTGCAAgacttttatttagaaaaatgtGTCGTCAGATGTGTtgagggacttttattttgaaaaggcCTCTGCTGCTGGAATGTGAGTCACTTCCCCTGCCCCATGACTGATTCCTTCTCACTCTTGGTTGTTACAAgtagtgtgttagtgagagaaaaAGCACTGTGCAGCAGCACCACCAACATCACACATAACACTGGGAAAAGTAATTGTTGTTTGCAACAACAAAGAAAGTTtgagtaaaaaatgtatgaatgtAAATAAACTTTGATATGTAGAACGAACGTGAGCAACTATACGCTTTCTCTTGTCTTGTAGCTAGTTAGCTTTACATTTACAATTTAGTCAATGTTTACTTGTGTCAGCTTTTAGCTAATGCTGGGTAGTTCTGGCTATGTGAAAAACTGATAGTGAATGTTTTGAAGCCAAGAATAGTTGCTAGCTGCACAATCACTGTCAGCCTTCAAGTTAGAAATGGATGTGTCACCAGTcaaaaagagaaaaaaatagGAAATACCATTTTTTCCCAAATTAGTGCAATGGACTGTGAGTAAGGTTCTTGGCAACTGTGCACACACCACCTCTGGCAAACTAGCTGGAAAATTTGATTGCTTTCAGTTTAGATGTCTCTCACAGTGATTATGGGTCATGAAAGGGAAaaaggatacctagtcagttgcacaaatgCATTCAACCGAAGTGTGTCTTCTGCATTAATCCCAACACATCTGAAGGTGTGCTCCATGTGTAAAGACTTTGTTTGGTGCTATCATGATCTGGCAGGAGAGTGACAGCCATGaacagacagaaagggaaagagagaaaggccACAAACCAACAGTAAGAAGTGCCTCTCCAAGCCCATAGAGGTCATAGACAGAGGATCTTCCATAGTTGCCCGGCTACCCAATTCCTTGCTCCAGCCAAACATCACGCCACGCCCACAGATgttagtttcttctccgcaatgaatctggatctgagtacctcccagACAATTTCTAGAACGCAAACACTTTTaaccgttctgattggtcccagaaaccaatGGGTTGGGCTAGAGCCAGAACATACGTGGGTAAAGCAGCGTTTAGAAAATGTGTCATTGACTTTGATACTCTTATTACTTAGAGATGGTCCAAGCACTGATGACTTTTAACTGTGTATATTGCTGGTTATTATTACAGTATAACAACTGTATTATAAGTTGAAAATATTACGTTAAGTTTCcaaccatacagtatgtagagcagCAGTGGTAACAACCTGACATGGGGGAAGTGAGAAAACGACTAGGAAATGAATCATACAGTAGCAGAAAAAGAGTAGAATATATGCACATTAACAGTCACACTGGTATTGAGTACAGTATGAATGGCCATAGTCCTAAGACTGATTGGACTGTGCCAGAGTAAGTGCCCCTCTACAAGGCCTCCCTTAGCCTTGTAAAGTTGCCCATTTGTAAGTTAAGATTTGTTTGTATAATTTTCACTCGAAATTAGTATTTAAAAAGAGTCTGGTTCTTGTGAAAGGGATCAGGGTTGTGACAGCAGTCTGTGCTTAGGCACATTTGAGGTAATTGAGAGTTTCCTGGTTTCAGACCAGAGGCGTTGAATCATTGTTGTCATCTGTCATCAAAGGGATTGGAGATGGATTATCATTATTGTAAATGTCATCATACTCTATAAACCTCATaatgatatgaagaaaaaaaaaatcagtaGAAGGAAAATCATTGACAGTGAAATTAGATTGCCAGTCAAAATctgctaaatagattttattttacAGCCCCGCCTAATGCAATGTTGTTTTGACACTTGATAccccctgtccgggggtatcatcggatggggccacagtgtctcctgacccctcctgtctcagcctccagtatttatgctgcagtagtttatgtgtcagggggctagggtcagtttgttatatctggagtacttctcctgtcttatccggtgtcctgtgtgaatttaagtatgctctctctaattctctatttctttctctctctcagaggacctgagccctaggaccgtgactcaggactacctggcatgatgactccttgctgtccccagtccacctggccgtgctgctgctccagtttcaactgttctgcctgcggctatggaaccctgacttgttcagcggacgtgctacctgtcccagacctgctcttttcaactctctagagaccgcaggagcggtggagatactcttaatgatcggctatgaaaagccaactgacatttactcctgaggtgctgacttgctgcaccctcgacaactactgtgattattattatttgaccatgctggtcatttatgaacatttgaatatcttggccatgttctgttataatctccacccagcacagccagaagaggactggccacccctcatagcctggttcctctctaggtttcttcctaggttttggcctttctagagagtttttcctagccaccgtgcttctacacctgcattgcttgctgtttggggttttatgctgggtttctgtacagcactttgagatatcagctgacgtaagaagggctatataattTTTTTTGATTTGATTCAACTTTTGTCGGTTACGCACACCATACTATAGGACAATCTCAATTGCATATTATTGTATCCTCCTTTCTTCTCGCTCCTTGCCTCCTTCTCAAACCCCATTAGATGAGAAAGACAAAGACCAAGGTCCCGCCACTCTGACcttctccaatgggttttgagaagtaGGCGAGGTGAGGATAATGTAATTCAGATTCTCCCCATGTTGTCGTTGGATGATCTTCCATGCCATTTAGTTTGTTTTCCTTAGAGAAGCAGCCTTTTGCCTGGTGTGTAATTCTAACCTTCGACCCTGTCTGTGTTCTGGACCTGGGTTGTGCTCATTAGGGTACACAATGGTTAAACGAAAActtgcatttcttattggacaagtccagatTGTCCCTCCCTGTTTTAATAAGTTTTTTTCCTTTCGGTGCCTGTTGAACACAATCTGGATGACAGGAGTCTGTTTCAAACCAGAACCCACAGAACCAGCTCTAGTTCTAATCTAGAACCCCGATGGGATGTACAGTACTTGAATTGTGTGTTGCAATGACTCGTTGTTCCCGTTTCACtgagacaaactaaacacctacTGTATGTTGTCTAGCTAGCATATCCAGCATTGAGCACCTGTGAATGACTCACTCCCACTCTTCAGTGTGTATTGCATCAGTCCAATATCAGATATATCAGTTTAATTCAGTGTAATGAAACTACCTGTTAGTACTTTCATTTTCTATTCCCGAccttacaaataaaaaatactgtACCCATATACATTTTTAATGTCAAGACGAACTAATATTATAACTACTATTTGGTTGTACAAAGGGATTtgtttaatcttttatttttttaaccagaCAGTTCAAACCAGTGATATTATTACCTTAAATAATATTTGTTTCACAAAAGCATTAGAGCTCAATTAAACCAAACCTATATTGCAGTATTTATGCAGTAGCTCTTTTTCCATCGTCAAATTAACACAGACTGGTCTTGGGTACTGTATAAAACCTGCAACTACACCAGGGCGATCCTCCTCAGgactgctttcacttttcagaattAGAAGTGTGGGCACGGGATGAATACtgtaaataaagacaccttgtaAACATTTCTATGGCGGGTTTTAATGAATCCCAGCCTTAGTTAGTCGTTTGGTATAAGGCCACAGAGGAATACAGAAAATGGTCATACTGTGACATAACACATCAAAAAGTATTGTCATTCAGTTGTCCTGTCTTTTTAGACCAGAGGTTAAAATGTGCTTCGCAGGTTAAACAAACTAATTACCCTGTCTATGTTTATTTATTGAAGCATGTTCATCTTAAAATATTAGATTTTTGGGTCAATATGGGTCACTGTAAATAGGCAAATGTTCCTTTTTAACACCTATTTGCCAATAAACAGTAACACATTGTGGGCATTGGGGAAATAAATCTGGCATTTTGTATAGTAGCCTGCATTTGGTAAATTATTTCATTCTCATTCTATTGTCAGGCAATAACACTTGCCTTTTAAGGCACTCAGTATTACTGCAACATAATGAACATGGTGGAATAATCGTCACAAAGACACACTCATCACACCCTTTCATCCACAAGACAAACAAAAACTGAGACAGGATACTCTAACCCACAACATAACCGTCAGAAAAAAAAAGACTTCTACAAAAACAAATCACAATGCTCGACAAAACACTTGGACACACAATTGTAAACTACAGATCATTAATAAAGTAAATAAGGTTTATGTTTTGGCGGTGTCCGAGGTGGAACTGAGTTGGAGCCTTCAAATccgtgagcagctgctcttgcaaACATTGTCAGGAAGCCACATCTGCCCACTCGAGTTAGAAGTTCAGAACAAGAAAGTATAGGCTATATATAATTAAGCCCAAACTGAAAAATCACTAAACCAAATAATAAGGATTTCTAGCGTCCTAATCTAgttcacattccagtgttcaaaTTTGTGGCTGGCTCATCACAGCATCAGGCCCAAGTGGCTGGCTCATCACAGCATCAGGCCCAAGTGGCTGGCTCATCACAGCATCAGGCCCAAGTGGCTGGCTCATCACAGCATCAGGCCCAAGTGGCTGGCTCATCACAGCATTAGGCCCAAGTGGCTGGCTCATCACAGCATCAGGCCCAAGTGGCTGGCTCATCACAGCATCAGGCCCAAGCCAGGGCAGAGGCAGTGCTGACAATTTattacaggaatcatgaggataatgcACTTTTTGTTTGACCAAATCATGGCTTTAGCCGGCCAATAAATAGGATGTTTTGAGTGATGTGACAATGCAGAATGTGCTCTTTATACGTTTCAAGGCATCCCTTCCATTTTGTTTTTTACATCCATGATCTTGGCTGTCTAACTGATGACAGATTCGGCGCAGGTCTCTTTGCTGATGACGCGTTTGACTTTCAATGTGAGTTTGCGTGATCTCAGCTCAGCCTATCAGAAAATCGAGGTGGCCCATCTTGGTAAGGGGACCAGCCGTTGCCCACTGATCAGCCAAAGGCTCATTACAGATTAGTATAACAGATACATTGTTCAAAAATCTTTAAGAAATCTTGACAGGCCCATGGCCTATCGGCCATGTCACCcttttcattgttttatttttatataaaacaaatatttttgtcTGTGTCAATTCAGACCAACCCACCTGACAAAAAAATGGTCTATCCCATCTGACATTTGCCAGAATTGTCAATCCACCCCTGCTGCATTGGATTTCTCTTAATGTGACCAAGGGAGATGTCTGCTTTAGGTGTAATGCCTGGAGCCACTAGGTTTGACAGCTCTAATGCAGTTCCACCTCTGACACTATCCGCTATGCGGATGTtggctaaagcggatctgattgaatctagcccTTAAATATTAAAGCTACAAGtaacttccaaaataaaggaaacaccaacgtaaagtgtcttaatagggcgtcgGGCCACCAtgcgccagaacagcttcaatgcaccagattctacaagtgtctggaactctactggagggatgcaacgccattcttccatgagaaattccatcatttggtgttttgttgatggtggtggaaaatgctgtcaCAAGCACCACTCCAGAATATCCCATCTGGTGACAGACGGCCATGGCATTTGGTTTACATCGTTTGCGCATCAAACCACTCAGTGACCacttgtgccctgtggatgggggcattgtcatcctatgggggcatagccatggtagccaaaataatggcctgatCAGCATTTTTATACACTGGAAGAACCTGCCCGTCTCTGTTGTAATCTTATTGGCaaatcctaacttccacttaaATCAATTTTGACTTGAGTGGAAGCTAGGATTGACCCTTTAGCAACAAGTGGACATGTGTGCCAACATAAACAATATGATTATAGTAGCTAGAGTCTGAAGGAAATTCATTGTCGGTTGTGCTTCAAGGCCAAAGGGACCTGCCACATTATATTAGAGCATCCAGGGGTTATAGAAGGGTTGTCACATTCACAATATGTATGCGTATAAGAGAAACTGAGCAaaagtgagaagagagagaatgggCAAGAAAGACCATGAAGATAGATGAataagagagagaagtggaggtaAGAAAAGTgtgagagattgaaagagaggaagaggaagttgTGGCTCTAGGAAGCGGTGAACTTCCTGAGTGTGATGACAATGAGGGCGAGGAGGACTGAAGCCCCCAGGAAGACAGCGATGACAATAGCTGTGATGGCGCCCGGGCCCAGGACACCTGGACACACATAGTACATGCAACAGGCAAAGGTTAGATCACCAACCTGACACTAGTGTATAAACCATGATTGTCAAGTCAAATTTAAAGTAAAATTCTATTCAAAGTGCATGTAGCGTCTAAATACAATTGTATGGTTTATTACCAATTCATTAAATTTAAAGGGGTTGTGTGGAGCAACTAAGACACAAATAACCCCACCACTGTGCTTTCACCAATGGCTCTTGCCATGAAAATATTGTCAGAATATATTATGTTCTTAATCCTCTGGGTACAACCAAAATTATTGATATTAATAAACTGGTGATGGGAAATGTTCTGAAAAAATTATGACATGAAGTGCCTGTCTCACCTTCCTCCTCATCCATGGCCTGTGAGTGGGTGGTGTCCTCATACTCTAAGGTTAATACTCTCTCCGTCATATCCTTGAAGGGATCTTTGGTGGTGACGTCATATGCCCCGCCACCAGACAGTGTGTCCTGGTTGTCCCCTTGTAAAGTTGGCGTGGGGTCTTCCACGGTCTCTGCGAACAACAACCGTGTGTGTTCACAATTTGAGCATGTTTGTAGACGAGtctaaagtgccttcagaaagcattcatacaCCTtgccttattccacattttgttgtgttagagcctgaattcaaaatgtattatataAAATGTaaatcacccatctacacacaataccccataatgacaaagtgaaaacatgtttttagaaaatgttagcaaatttattgaaaatgaaataaagaaatatctaattttacaccctagtcaatacatgttagaatcacgtttggcagcgattacagctgtgagtctttctgggtaagtctaagagcttttcacacctggatagtacaatatttgcacattattattaagAAAATTCTCCAggctgtcaagttgattgttgatcattgctagacagccgtTTTCAAGTCTTGTCGTAGATTTTCAATCCAATTTATGTCAAAactaactttttattttattttatttcacctttatttaaccaggtagactagttgagaacaagttctcatttgcaactgcgacctggccaagataaagcatagcagtgtgaacagacaacaacacagttacacatggagtaaacaataaacaagtcaataacatagtaagaaaaaagaaaaaaaagagaatctatatacaatgtgtgcaaaaggcatgaggaggtaggcaataaataggccataggagcgaataattacaatttagcagattaacactggggtgataaatcatcagatgatcatgtggaagtagagatactggtgtacaaaagagcagaaaagtaaataaataaaaacagtatggggatgaggtaggtaaattgggtgggctatatactgatggactatgtacagctgcaacgatcggttagctgctcagatagcagatgtttaaagttgttgagggagataaaagtctccaacttcagagatttttgcaattcgttccagtcgcaggcagcagagaactggaaggaaaggcggccaaatgaggttttggctttagggatgatcagtgagatacacctgctggagcgcgtgctacgggtgggtgttgccaacgtgaccagtgaactgagataaggcggcgctttacctagcatagccttgtagatgacctggagccagtgggtctgacgacgaacatgtagcgagggccagccgactagagcatacaggtcgcagtggtgggtggtataaggtgctttagtaacaaaacggatggcactgtgataaactgcatccagtttgctgagtagagtattggaagctattttgtagatgacatcgccgaagtcgaggatcggtaggatagtcagttttactagggtaagtttggcggcgtgagtgaaggaggctttgttgcgaaataaaaagccgactctagatttgattttggattggagatgtttgatatgagtctggaaggagagtttgcagtctagccagacacctaggtacttatagatgtccttATATTCTAGGTCGGAGCCATCCAGGGTGgggatgctagtcgggcgtgcgggtgcaggcagcgaccggttgaaaagcatgcatttggttttactagcgtttaagagcagttggaggccacggaaggagtgttgtatggcattgaagctcgtttggaggttagatagcacagtgtccaaggaagggccagaagtatacagaatggtgtcgtctgcgtagaggtggatcagggaatcgcccgcagcaagagcaacatcattgatatatacagagaaaagagtcggcccgagaattgaaccctgtggtacccccatagagactgccagaggaccggacaacatgccctccgatttgacactgaactctgtctgcgaagtagttggtgaaccaggcaaggcagtcattagaaataccgaggctactgagtctgccgataagaatatggtgactgacagagtcgagttggccaaggttggagtagccaggaggaaggcatggccagccgttgagaaatgcttgttgaagtcttcgattatcacagatttattggtggtgaccgtgttacctagcctcagtgcagtgggcagctgggaggaggtgctcttgttctccatggactccATGGActttaggccactcaggaacattcaatgtagtcttggtaagcaactccagtgtatatttcaaatcaaatgttattgcgagggtagcgaaatgcttgtgcttctagttccgacagtgcagcaatatctaacaagtaatctaacaattctacAACTACCTATTACACACACCTAAGGGACAGAATAAGAGAATACGTAcatatttggccttgtatttaaggttaatgtcctgctgaaaggtgaaatcCTCTCCCAGTGCCTGTTGGAAAGCaaacaaccaggttttcctctagaattttgtctgtgcttagttCGATTCCGTTTCTTTTTACCCCCCCAAAAACTCCCTTGCCGAtgacataacatgatgcagccaccaccatgcttgaaaatatgaagagtggtacccagtgatgtgttggatttgccacaaacacaaccctttgtattcagaacatagTTAATTTCTTTgtcctttttgttgttgttgcagtattactttagccttttagcaaacaggatgcatattttggaatattttttattttgcacaggcttccttcttttcactctgttatttaCGTTAGTATTGTGCAGTAACTACATGTTGATAAACCttgctcagttttctcctatcacagcaattaaactaactgttttaaagtcaacattagcgtcatggtgaaatccctgagtggtttccttcctctccggcaattgagttaagaagtatctttgtagtgactgggtgtattgatacaccctccaaagtgtaattaataagtaGACTATTCTGAATCATTTAatttatttctgaacagacaggAGTAGCCtaattctataactttggcaaatgtatttgaaTTTATCAGGGGTACTGCAGCCCCTCCAGAACCCTTCTCGCGGCTATGgttctataaggaaataaatgatcAAGTGCAACGCTGGAGAGATGCATTGCTGAGAGAGATCATaaagtgaatctcattctagttaTGTGAGAGATAAAAGGCCCACTTCTCACACAGCCACACAATGGGGGTCTCAAACATAGGTTACAAAGTTGTACAAACCATAAACCCGAATAAACTCTTAGAATAGAATATCAGGCCCGGGGCTGAAAATCGACTTTTTCACAAATTAACAAAGAGTCAACTCGAATGAATTTTAATCACTTTTAATATAATTTTTACATTGCAAAAAGTGAAAAAGATTTTTTCAGCCACTAGATGTACTGTATCTGGCCAAACAGGTTCTGGAAAGAAACAGTCCAAAACAGAGAGGTGTCGGATCTTGTTCTGGCAGGATCCGGCTCATATTCAGCACTGGATTTAatattcaagacatttcagcctaTCATTTTTAATTTGTAAAACATTTCCAAATATGTAATTCCACTGACATCATGGTATATTTAAtgttttttacccctttttcgtgatatccaattggtagttacagtcttgtcccatcgctgcaaatcCCCCTCTACAGACTTGGGagacattatgggctattgtgtataggccagtgacatcaatgttatccattttaaattcaggctgtaacaacaaaatgagggaaaaagtcaaggcgtgtgAATAATTTCTGTAGGCACTGTATAAACTGTTCAAATGTAGCATTGTGTACATATTCGTAGTGCAAAATATAACTTGTACAGATCTCTTCAGGAAATAGATATTCTACCCTCAATGGGACTACCTGGTAAAACaacggttaaataaaacatttccctgAGGGTAACTGAACAAGCTCAGTCAGACCTGCAACTCTCTAGACTTTAAGTTGCTATTCACATACTATACGCTGGATAAAACCAACCCTGGAGAAAGAGTGTGAACTGAAAATATGACTCATGTTATATTACACATATTACAGTAGCTTTGCTAAT includes:
- the LOC139560364 gene encoding protein SNORC-like, which produces MANCSSVSRLVLLVLLGLWLATIHSETVEDPTPTLQGDNQDTLSGGGAYDVTTKDPFKDMTERVLTLEYEDTTHSQAMDEEEGVLGPGAITAIVIAVFLGASVLLALIVITLRKFTAS